One segment of Theobroma cacao cultivar B97-61/B2 chromosome 9, Criollo_cocoa_genome_V2, whole genome shotgun sequence DNA contains the following:
- the LOC18587918 gene encoding BURP domain protein RD22, which translates to MEFNLSPVLAFLALAVVVSHAALSPEQYWNYVLPNTPMPKAVKVLLHPDFMENKGTSVNVGGGGVNVNTGKGKPGGGTSVNVGGKGGGVSVNTGHKGKPVYVKASPFKYIYAATETQVHDDPNVALFFLEKDMHPRATMTLHFTENTETATFLPRQIAQKIPFSSDKLPEILNKFSVKPGSAEAEIMKNTIKECEQPQIQGEDKYCATSLESMIDFSTSKIGKNAYAISTEVQKQTPEQKYTIAAGVQKMGGDKSVVCHKQNYAYAVFYCHKSETTRAYMVHLEGADGTKAKAVAICHTDTSAWNPKHLAFQVLKVEPGTIPICHFLPQDHIVWIPK; encoded by the exons ATGGAATTTAATCTCTCCCCGGTTCTTGCTTTTCTGGCT CTAGCGGTGGTGGTAAGCCATGCTGCTTTATCACCTGAGCAATATTGGAACTATGTGCTGCCAAATACTCCAATGCCGAAGGCCGTCAAAGTTTTGCTACATCCTG ACTTCATGGAGAACAAAGGTACCTCTGTCAATGTAGGGGGAGGTGGTGTAAACGTCAATACAGGAAAAGGAAAGCCAGGTGGTGGCACCTCCGTAAATGTGGGTGGCAAAGGTGGAGGAGTATCTGTGAACACAGGACACAAGGGAAAGCCGGTATATGTTAAAGCCTCACCATTTAAGTACATTTATGCAGCCACCGAGACTCAAGTCCATGATGATCCAAATGttgctcttttctttctggAAAAGGATATGCATCCCAGAGCAACAATGACCCTGCATTTCACTGAAAATACAGAGACGGCAACTTTCTTACCTCGCCAAATTGCCCAAAAGATACCATTTTCATCTGACAAGTTGCCAGAAATTTTGAACAAGTTTTCAGTGAAACCTGGATCAGCGGAAGCTGAGATAATGAAGAACACAATTAAGGAGTGTGAACAGCCCCAAATTCAAGGAGAGGACAAATATTGTGCAACCTCACTAGAGTCAATGATTGACTTTAGTACTTCCAAGATCGGGAAAAATGCTTACGCAATCTCTACAGAGGTGCAAAAACAAACCCCCGAACAGAAGTACACAATAGCAGCTGGAGTGCAGAAGATGGGAGGTGACAAATCTGTAGTGTGCCATAAGCAGAATTATGCATATGCTGTCTTCTATTGCCACAAATCAGAAACAACAAGGGCTTACATGGTTCATTTGGAGGGTGCTGACGGGACAAAAGCCAAAGCAGTAGCAATCTGCCACACAGATACATCAGCATGGAACCCAAAGCATTTGGCTTTCCAAGTCCTTAAAGTTGAGCCAGGAACCATTCCTATCTGCCATTTCCTTCCTCAGGATCACATTGTTTGGATCCCCAAGTAA